Proteins from a single region of Candidatus Dependentiae bacterium:
- a CDS encoding BamA/TamA family outer membrane protein: protein MQIIYRVLFILSLIFTNAYATNECHGNFTQTIKTLKNQSFFLSKLTFQADIPFSNDEFLHLTDLQVGKNYTSVDVRRAYKFLCNKKRFSTIDIKIEEYQNGKHLHFILKAHWIFKKLNFYGVLFGKQKYIALYAQQPGDIFDIQLHEESIKTLKQALNDEGYFNHTINAELIYSKKYKTIKTSIKVSRNKNFTISDINFDIKDLDQHEQATETYGIKRLPHSLRRKFRKPLISRNYSKNRIIKHIEKIRTYLKKKNFLNCRIAFTRTIDTELSIVTLIIHITLGKRKVLTISGNEFFSDQEIKEEIIGSDEPDWLFAPDIITEQIMHAYYKKGYWETKVNYRALDHSGYHFNLEEGKPTLIENIHIKEGAEVIAQNPTTFWPELMRNQQFDQEDLDLGIERLKSFYFAQGFWDFSIIGTRFLKNTESGHYNIRILVSQGIQRFWGGFEIENFKHLENSEFFKKYYLQASSQQIPFNYNWLAEQRLYLMNYFQNQGYWYVDVQPTFQSSSLEQKQMKIFVQWKVNLGQRVRFGKVVLHGDTRLPFKRIMHEIKFKEGQLWKREKLDLTRRKLKRLDIFKSVYITPTQLAKQTSKKPINLSLIDDDPAEIRLRLGYFLTSKNFLFRRESTPKLGASLVVKNPTNHADKLSLDFDWTRFEQKFDADYQQPSFFGLPFTGKFKGYANKYVHPVRIGSSSSAYEAIQNGFLMGINDEYKKDYFWGINLGNEWMRTSRVRGFLNLSPSLIDTTLPFFFAEPSLLIDKLDNRIDPHKGTLTFIALKTMIPENRGSIFARFVFEQSFFHPLWKNKFILASRIRLGHIFRRSFDQIMPIERFYLGGPYSVRGYEKDALPPIGVTEKDAAGNVVNEFTIKSDDELPYNPNLTREFTIQGGSTMVNGNLEIRFPLIKSLGGVLFQDIGVLSQTGFLGLNDTWFPASGFGLRYKTPIGAIRFDIGWKWRRRLPGDVSYSWYLTVGEAF, encoded by the coding sequence GTGCAGATTATTTATCGAGTCCTGTTTATTCTTTCTTTGATTTTTACAAACGCATACGCAACAAATGAATGTCATGGAAATTTCACACAAACGATTAAAACGCTTAAAAATCAATCCTTCTTTTTAAGTAAACTTACATTTCAAGCCGATATACCGTTCAGTAACGATGAATTCTTACACTTGACCGATTTACAAGTTGGAAAAAATTATACTTCAGTAGATGTAAGAAGGGCTTATAAATTCCTGTGTAATAAGAAGCGATTTTCAACAATTGATATTAAAATAGAAGAGTATCAAAACGGCAAACATCTTCACTTTATACTCAAAGCACACTGGATTTTTAAAAAATTAAACTTTTATGGAGTTCTTTTTGGAAAGCAAAAATATATTGCTTTATACGCTCAACAACCAGGAGATATATTTGATATTCAACTCCATGAAGAATCCATTAAAACGCTCAAGCAAGCACTCAATGATGAAGGATATTTTAACCATACAATCAATGCTGAGCTGATATATTCAAAAAAATACAAAACTATTAAAACTTCCATAAAAGTCAGTCGAAATAAAAATTTTACTATTTCTGATATCAATTTTGATATTAAAGATCTTGACCAACACGAACAAGCAACAGAAACTTACGGCATCAAAAGACTCCCTCATTCATTGCGTCGCAAATTTCGAAAACCATTGATTTCACGCAATTATTCAAAAAATCGTATCATTAAACATATTGAAAAAATACGCACATACCTTAAGAAAAAAAATTTCTTAAATTGCCGAATTGCATTCACACGTACGATAGATACAGAATTAAGCATCGTTACGCTCATTATTCATATCACACTTGGTAAGCGAAAAGTTTTAACAATCAGTGGAAATGAATTTTTTTCAGACCAAGAAATTAAAGAAGAAATTATCGGATCTGATGAACCGGATTGGCTTTTTGCGCCTGATATTATTACCGAACAAATTATGCACGCTTATTACAAAAAAGGTTATTGGGAAACTAAAGTTAACTACCGAGCACTTGACCATTCTGGATATCATTTTAACTTAGAAGAAGGCAAACCAACGCTTATTGAAAATATCCATATCAAAGAAGGTGCTGAGGTTATTGCGCAAAATCCTACAACCTTCTGGCCTGAACTCATGCGCAACCAACAATTTGATCAAGAAGATCTAGATCTGGGAATAGAACGATTAAAAAGTTTTTATTTTGCTCAAGGTTTTTGGGATTTTTCAATTATCGGTACAAGGTTTCTTAAAAATACTGAATCAGGTCATTACAATATTCGTATCCTTGTTTCTCAAGGAATTCAACGTTTTTGGGGTGGATTTGAAATTGAAAATTTTAAACACCTTGAAAACTCAGAGTTTTTTAAAAAATACTATCTCCAAGCATCGAGTCAGCAAATTCCTTTTAATTATAACTGGCTTGCTGAACAACGCTTATATTTGATGAACTATTTTCAGAATCAAGGCTATTGGTACGTTGATGTACAACCAACATTTCAGTCATCGTCACTTGAACAAAAACAAATGAAAATTTTCGTGCAATGGAAAGTCAACCTTGGTCAACGAGTACGCTTTGGCAAGGTAGTCTTACATGGAGATACTCGATTGCCCTTCAAACGTATTATGCATGAAATTAAATTCAAAGAAGGACAGCTATGGAAACGAGAAAAGCTTGATTTAACAAGAAGAAAACTCAAGCGGTTGGATATCTTTAAATCGGTTTATATTACACCAACACAACTTGCAAAGCAGACCAGCAAAAAGCCGATTAATCTTTCATTAATAGACGATGACCCAGCAGAAATCCGATTACGACTTGGTTACTTCTTAACAAGCAAAAATTTCTTATTCAGACGCGAATCAACACCAAAACTTGGAGCCTCTCTGGTTGTTAAAAACCCGACAAATCACGCTGACAAACTTTCGCTCGATTTTGACTGGACCCGCTTTGAGCAGAAATTTGACGCCGATTATCAACAGCCTTCATTTTTTGGACTTCCCTTCACGGGAAAATTTAAAGGATATGCAAATAAATACGTACACCCTGTTCGTATTGGATCAAGCAGCTCAGCCTATGAAGCAATTCAAAATGGTTTTTTGATGGGTATTAATGATGAATATAAAAAAGATTATTTCTGGGGAATTAATCTTGGTAATGAATGGATGCGAACGAGCCGAGTACGCGGTTTTTTAAACCTCAGTCCGTCGCTTATCGACACAACACTTCCTTTCTTCTTTGCTGAACCAAGCTTACTAATCGATAAACTGGATAATCGTATTGATCCTCACAAAGGGACGCTTACCTTTATTGCACTCAAAACAATGATTCCTGAAAATCGAGGATCTATTTTTGCTCGTTTTGTATTTGAACAATCATTTTTTCATCCACTATGGAAAAACAAGTTTATTCTTGCCAGCCGCATTAGGCTTGGACATATTTTTAGACGATCGTTTGATCAAATAATGCCCATCGAACGATTCTATCTTGGAGGACCATATTCAGTACGTGGTTACGAAAAAGATGCGCTTCCCCCTATTGGTGTTACAGAAAAGGATGCTGCAGGTAATGTTGTTAACGAATTCACCATAAAAAGTGATGATGAATTGCCCTACAATCCAAATCTCACACGTGAATTTACGATTCAAGGCGGCAGTACCATGGTTAATGGCAACCTAGAAATTCGCTTTCCGCTTATTAAATCACTCGGCGGAGTATTATTTCAAGATATTGGCG
- a CDS encoding glycosyltransferase family 4 protein, translated as MKKAHIVYLVTKLELGGAQKVCLALLNGLHQEDPSSCSLISGSDGALVDQVKQFKSVFLIKELQREVGSGIKKIYQEFKAFFSIIKILKKLNRDYPNLIVHTHSTKAGIMGRWAAYFARVPIRIHTVHGYGFHDHQSRLAWLAVYLLEYLTSFITTHFVCVSEQDRDTGIRLFPKFFQKSSVIRAAVQDENFYPAQVNITNNQQDIIIGTVSCFKPQKNLFDLLKAFHYLYQETPVSIQKRLRLQIIGDGVLRNELETWIIHHKLQTHIDLLGWQNNVADWMRTWNIFTLSSLWEGLPCAIIEARLCKLPVVAYDVGGIREVIKNGYNGFLIQPGDWKKLAEKFSQLICSQELYESMYNNSDTLDSFKNNTMIGSHKKLYDNFIAHQPITS; from the coding sequence ATGAAGAAGGCTCACATCGTCTATCTAGTTACCAAACTAGAATTGGGTGGCGCTCAAAAAGTCTGTCTTGCACTTCTTAATGGATTACACCAAGAAGATCCTTCATCCTGCTCACTCATTTCAGGCTCCGATGGGGCCTTAGTTGATCAAGTAAAACAATTCAAATCGGTCTTCTTAATTAAAGAATTACAACGAGAAGTTGGAAGCGGAATTAAAAAAATATATCAAGAATTCAAAGCATTTTTTTCGATCATTAAAATTCTAAAAAAATTAAATAGGGATTATCCAAATCTTATTGTTCATACTCATAGCACTAAAGCTGGCATAATGGGTCGTTGGGCAGCGTACTTTGCACGTGTGCCTATACGCATTCACACCGTTCATGGATATGGATTTCATGACCATCAGTCACGCCTAGCATGGCTTGCTGTTTATCTTCTTGAATATCTTACAAGTTTTATTACAACTCATTTTGTATGTGTATCAGAACAAGATAGAGATACAGGTATTCGCCTTTTCCCAAAATTTTTTCAAAAAAGTTCTGTTATTCGAGCTGCCGTTCAAGATGAAAATTTTTATCCAGCACAAGTAAATATTACCAACAATCAACAAGATATTATTATTGGTACGGTTTCATGCTTTAAACCACAAAAAAATTTATTTGATCTTCTTAAAGCATTTCACTATCTCTATCAAGAAACGCCCGTCTCCATACAAAAACGACTTCGTCTTCAAATTATCGGTGACGGAGTCTTACGTAATGAACTTGAAACATGGATTATTCATCACAAGCTCCAAACACACATCGATTTACTTGGATGGCAAAACAATGTTGCCGACTGGATGCGCACTTGGAATATTTTTACACTCAGTTCTCTCTGGGAAGGGCTTCCATGCGCTATCATCGAAGCTCGTCTATGCAAGCTTCCTGTTGTCGCTTATGATGTAGGCGGTATTCGCGAAGTTATTAAAAATGGTTACAATGGTTTTCTCATCCAGCCCGGAGACTGGAAAAAACTTGCAGAAAAGTTTAGTCAACTTATATGCTCACAAGAGCTTTATGAAAGTATGTATAACAATAGTGATACGTTAGACTCGTTCAAAAATAACACAATGATCGGCAGCCACAAGAAACTGTATGACAATTTTATTGCACATCAACCCATCACTTCTTAA
- a CDS encoding acylphosphatase: MKRCVRITVSGKVQNVSYRAFAQKKAQALSIEGTIQNTDNGSVLIYACGPSEKLDTLIDYLYEGTPESQIKELTVEPFINEKDFRGVFRIIG; this comes from the coding sequence ATGAAGCGCTGTGTCAGAATTACCGTCTCGGGAAAAGTGCAAAACGTTTCCTATCGAGCTTTTGCTCAAAAAAAAGCACAAGCTCTGAGCATTGAGGGAACCATACAAAATACGGACAATGGAAGCGTTCTTATTTATGCATGCGGCCCTTCAGAAAAACTCGATACATTGATTGATTATTTATACGAAGGCACACCAGAATCTCAAATTAAAGAATTAACGGTTGAGCCTTTTATTAATGAAAAAGACTTTCGAGGGGTTTTTAGAATTATTGGGTAA